A single Prevotella sp. E15-22 DNA region contains:
- a CDS encoding alpha-L-arabinofuranosidase C-terminal domain-containing protein: MKLRTILFSVAVSLACVSANAQQKVFFYSPNPGGGLHMAVFEDNAWTDLRQLCSSDYGTWGVEKKMYHPSLCRATDGSWRLVFQVNDRSPLFAAAYSRDLVTWRPQDYPRVSSPQCLKPVVQSVGNAFQVYYQSADGAVHRVNADAEFRHFIGDEVVNADARLWQRDTVIIKGEQRIGQIFSISDAELQVVRQDARLQAQKGALTGERMHDDAQKLSIPSVINATLTVLPQQEKNISDKLIGIFFEDISYAADGGLYAELIQNRDFEYSSRDHRGWNATTAWHSSKPIEIATEHPLHPNNPHYALIWPDTLWNEGWDGIVVEKGKKYDFSMFVLAGGQKQDFLIQLVGQKGQVLAQSKLKTHASDWQQFSTVLKAKASDEKARLVIIPQKAAHVGIDMVSLFPQETFMGRKNGLRKDLAQVIADLHPKFVRFPGGCMSHGQGLENIYHWNHTVGPLESRMPDFNIWNYHQTRGLGFFEYFQFCEDIGAEPLPVLAAGVPCQNSANNAEGIGGQQGGIPMADMPAYIDEICHLIEWANGDPATSEWARMRAAAGHPKPFNLKYLGLGNEDIISTVFEERYEMLCKAIRERYPDIKICGTVGPFHSPSADYMEGWDFTKKHPDLQYMVDEHYYESTGWFMHNRDYYDHYDRSAAKVYLGEWAASTNVKRPNVETALAEALYLTDIERNGDVVEMTSYAPMLSKDGHSNWNPDMIYFSNTDIRTTPAYEIQRLFSVYGGDKYVNSQLSIVNSQLSHRVGASVVRNSKTGKCYLKLINALPSTLNISVEGISLPATVKCQQFTGAIDDQKAKAVEIETSEPTTLPPYTFRVIEL, from the coding sequence ATGAAACTAAGAACTATACTGTTTTCCGTAGCAGTCTCGTTGGCCTGTGTGAGTGCCAACGCCCAGCAAAAGGTTTTCTTCTATTCACCCAATCCTGGCGGCGGCCTGCACATGGCTGTCTTCGAGGACAACGCATGGACCGATCTCCGTCAGTTGTGCTCGTCCGACTATGGCACGTGGGGTGTCGAGAAGAAAATGTATCACCCCTCCCTCTGTCGTGCCACTGATGGCTCGTGGCGACTGGTGTTTCAGGTGAACGACCGCTCACCGCTCTTTGCAGCAGCCTATAGCCGCGACCTTGTGACGTGGCGTCCGCAGGACTATCCTCGCGTTTCTTCGCCCCAGTGCCTCAAGCCTGTGGTTCAGTCGGTCGGCAATGCCTTCCAAGTATATTATCAGTCGGCTGATGGTGCCGTGCATCGTGTCAATGCTGATGCAGAATTCCGCCATTTCATCGGTGATGAGGTCGTTAATGCTGATGCCAGATTGTGGCAGCGTGACACGGTCATTATCAAGGGCGAGCAGCGCATCGGCCAGATCTTTTCTATCTCTGATGCCGAGTTGCAGGTGGTGCGGCAGGATGCACGCCTGCAGGCCCAAAAGGGTGCTTTGACTGGCGAGCGCATGCACGATGATGCGCAAAAATTATCGATTCCATCGGTGATTAACGCCACACTGACGGTTCTTCCTCAGCAGGAGAAAAATATCAGCGACAAACTCATTGGCATCTTCTTCGAGGATATCAGTTATGCGGCCGATGGTGGTCTTTATGCCGAACTGATTCAGAACCGCGACTTCGAATATTCCTCGAGGGACCATCGTGGCTGGAATGCCACCACGGCTTGGCACTCATCAAAACCAATAGAGATAGCTACTGAGCACCCGTTGCATCCTAATAATCCTCATTATGCCCTCATCTGGCCTGACACACTATGGAACGAGGGATGGGATGGCATCGTCGTTGAAAAGGGCAAAAAATATGACTTTTCCATGTTTGTCCTTGCAGGTGGTCAGAAGCAGGACTTTCTCATCCAGTTGGTTGGCCAGAAGGGACAGGTGCTGGCTCAGAGCAAGCTGAAGACACATGCTTCCGACTGGCAGCAGTTCTCAACGGTGCTCAAGGCTAAGGCGAGCGATGAAAAGGCGCGTTTGGTCATCATCCCCCAGAAAGCAGCCCACGTAGGTATCGATATGGTGTCGCTTTTCCCACAGGAAACCTTTATGGGCCGTAAAAACGGCTTGCGAAAGGATCTGGCGCAGGTCATTGCCGACCTGCATCCCAAGTTCGTGCGCTTCCCTGGTGGCTGTATGAGTCATGGTCAGGGTCTTGAAAACATCTATCACTGGAACCATACGGTGGGTCCGCTCGAGAGTCGCATGCCTGACTTCAACATCTGGAACTATCACCAGACGCGTGGTTTGGGCTTCTTCGAGTATTTCCAGTTCTGCGAGGATATCGGTGCCGAGCCGCTGCCTGTCCTTGCGGCTGGCGTGCCTTGTCAGAACTCGGCCAATAATGCTGAGGGCATCGGCGGACAGCAGGGTGGCATCCCCATGGCGGATATGCCGGCCTATATCGATGAAATCTGCCATTTAATCGAGTGGGCCAACGGCGATCCTGCCACCAGCGAGTGGGCTCGCATGCGTGCTGCGGCTGGTCATCCCAAGCCTTTCAACCTGAAATATCTGGGCCTGGGCAACGAGGACATCATCTCGACGGTCTTCGAGGAGCGCTACGAGATGCTCTGCAAGGCCATCCGCGAGCGCTATCCTGATATTAAGATATGTGGCACGGTGGGTCCGTTCCATAGTCCTTCGGCCGACTATATGGAGGGTTGGGACTTTACGAAGAAGCATCCCGACCTGCAGTATATGGTCGATGAGCACTACTACGAGAGTACGGGCTGGTTTATGCACAACCGCGATTATTACGACCATTACGACCGCTCGGCGGCGAAGGTCTACCTGGGCGAGTGGGCTGCCTCTACCAACGTGAAGCGCCCCAATGTGGAGACGGCACTGGCCGAGGCCCTCTACCTCACGGACATCGAGCGCAATGGCGATGTGGTCGAGATGACATCGTATGCGCCCATGCTCAGTAAGGATGGCCATTCCAACTGGAACCCTGACATGATTTATTTCTCTAATACAGATATTCGCACCACGCCTGCCTACGAGATTCAGCGTCTCTTCTCTGTCTATGGTGGCGACAAGTATGTGAATTCTCAATTATCCATTGTCAATTCTCAATTATCTCATCGTGTGGGTGCCAGTGTTGTGCGCAACTCGAAGACGGGCAAGTGCTATCTGAAACTCATCAACGCCCTGCCTTCAACCCTGAACATCTCTGTCGAGGGCATCTCCCTGCCTGCCACCGTCAAGTGTCAGCAGTTCACTGGCGCCATCGACGACCAGAAGGCAAAGGCCGTTGAAATCGAGACCAGCGAGCCCACCACGCTTCCTCCCTACACCTTCCGTGTAATCGAACTCTAA
- a CDS encoding DUF4842 domain-containing protein, translating into MKKYLKYSLAFLIAALFAGCSHDVVFTEPSNEEALQNAAERLGVEIDPNQKWNLATAIQANVSVNLGLDQEYTLVIYDKNPLFNDDVHYYAKTMVTEGDTARLNLDMPTADSVLYAAVFDSKYRRIVQSAYVEDSVFNISFGGKQEEPAAEARSWNRASETDDDAAPYAKTLNDYLNPFYTKVNSWDQVPTVDQISLEQMKNYTIIDDDIVGSKFQGRSLQNPTYNRQGQPEYYGDMRHYRVPANVELRQIFNTNGYNGVVNGLVVYIEGKVHLVGNSLNDITLVVADGGEIILDTDENHFSNQGRFVVCPGGKITGKNGAVFNVNNGGWCYNAGTIDYNGTLNLNGSRFYNNNIVNVDVLMGTTQGTHFTNFGHITARTNAMQADAYNQDIVNGCYMKFTENSGVGGLIMLKNSRLDVGGQLYITGNGLYGGFLNELHHLSMITAGSIKANGATIYGPRNYNEFAVVKVGSVFANNDTDLQTAYNLYMDWNPSNFYYHYGAKIDNSNTYMRGLVYRISKWTNEDNSTFTIPRGDCTGTGYHDTSSVPSQDIPGEPAVWTYAFEDTPLGDYDMNDVVIRVNENAEDENVLDVTLCATGAAFNLNVYLDDKMLFAGGGKEVHRIFGHQGGVFINTVNNGIKEEFVTTTITKPANFSYETADFWIKTPYMEVHVAKQGQDPHGIVVPGKWRWPREAHSIKDAYPNFIEFAKDASTTDETVRKWYQTTQTNPVEDEIYKPEN; encoded by the coding sequence ATGAAAAAGTACCTCAAATATAGTTTAGCATTCCTGATAGCAGCCCTTTTTGCAGGCTGTTCGCACGACGTGGTGTTTACAGAGCCATCGAACGAAGAGGCCCTTCAGAACGCCGCCGAGAGACTGGGTGTAGAGATAGACCCCAACCAGAAATGGAACTTGGCCACCGCTATCCAGGCCAACGTGTCCGTTAACCTGGGACTGGATCAGGAATACACACTGGTGATCTACGACAAGAACCCATTGTTCAACGACGATGTGCACTACTATGCCAAGACCATGGTGACAGAAGGCGACACTGCCCGACTGAACCTGGACATGCCTACGGCCGACAGCGTGCTCTATGCAGCCGTGTTCGACAGTAAGTATCGCCGCATTGTGCAGAGTGCCTATGTGGAGGACAGCGTCTTCAACATCAGCTTTGGAGGCAAGCAGGAGGAACCTGCCGCAGAAGCCCGCTCGTGGAATCGCGCCTCTGAGACCGACGACGATGCCGCTCCCTATGCCAAGACACTGAACGACTACCTGAACCCCTTCTATACGAAGGTGAACAGTTGGGACCAGGTGCCCACGGTGGATCAGATTAGTCTGGAGCAGATGAAGAACTACACCATCATTGACGACGACATCGTAGGCTCGAAGTTCCAGGGCCGCAGTCTGCAGAACCCCACTTACAACCGGCAGGGACAGCCAGAATACTATGGCGACATGAGACACTATCGCGTGCCTGCCAATGTAGAACTGAGACAGATATTCAATACCAATGGCTACAATGGTGTGGTGAACGGCCTGGTGGTCTATATCGAGGGCAAGGTACACCTGGTAGGCAATAGTCTGAACGACATCACGCTGGTGGTGGCCGACGGTGGCGAGATTATCCTTGATACCGACGAGAACCACTTCAGCAACCAAGGCAGATTCGTGGTTTGTCCTGGCGGCAAGATCACAGGCAAAAACGGTGCTGTGTTCAATGTGAACAATGGTGGCTGGTGCTATAACGCAGGTACCATCGACTATAACGGCACACTGAACCTGAACGGCTCGCGTTTCTATAACAACAACATTGTGAACGTGGATGTGCTGATGGGCACCACCCAGGGCACGCACTTCACCAACTTCGGACATATCACCGCCCGTACCAATGCCATGCAGGCCGATGCCTACAACCAAGACATTGTGAACGGCTGTTATATGAAGTTTACAGAGAACTCTGGCGTGGGTGGACTCATCATGCTGAAGAACAGTCGATTGGATGTGGGTGGCCAGCTCTATATCACAGGCAACGGTCTTTATGGCGGTTTTCTCAACGAGCTCCATCACCTCAGCATGATCACGGCTGGCTCTATCAAGGCCAACGGTGCCACCATCTATGGCCCCAGAAACTATAACGAGTTTGCCGTGGTGAAGGTGGGCAGCGTGTTTGCCAACAACGACACTGACCTGCAGACCGCCTACAACCTGTATATGGACTGGAATCCCAGCAACTTCTACTACCATTACGGAGCGAAGATTGACAACAGCAACACCTATATGCGTGGCCTGGTGTACAGGATATCGAAGTGGACCAACGAGGATAACTCAACCTTCACTATCCCTCGCGGCGACTGTACTGGCACAGGCTATCACGACACAAGCTCTGTTCCCTCGCAAGACATCCCTGGCGAGCCTGCCGTATGGACCTACGCCTTTGAGGATACACCCTTGGGCGACTACGACATGAACGACGTGGTGATCAGAGTGAACGAGAATGCTGAGGACGAGAATGTGCTCGACGTGACCCTCTGCGCCACTGGTGCTGCCTTCAACCTGAATGTCTATCTGGACGACAAGATGCTGTTTGCCGGCGGCGGCAAGGAAGTGCATCGCATCTTCGGCCATCAGGGCGGCGTGTTCATCAACACGGTGAACAACGGCATCAAGGAGGAGTTTGTGACCACAACCATCACCAAGCCAGCCAACTTCTCGTACGAGACGGCCGACTTCTGGATTAAGACGCCTTATATGGAGGTGCACGTGGCCAAGCAGGGACAGGATCCTCACGGCATCGTGGTGCCAGGCAAATGGCGCTGGCCGCGCGAGGCACACAGCATCAAGGATGCCTATCCCAACTTCATTGAGTTTGCCAAGGATGCCTCTACCACCGATGAAACCGTGAGAAAATGGTATCAGACAACCCAGACAAACCCCGTTGAGGACGAGATCTACAAGCCAGAAAACTAA
- a CDS encoding LruC domain-containing protein: MKNIIKIFCGIVLLTAPFLLSSCRHMEMSNEQWRQIIQANYPIDSIDSYHTWDLLQDKALTIRVKIADQDIQKVQILNGNPYISEGVEVLAERPCKTGQVVRPTFKVPNVMPTLYVAAVNGEGRYYVVPVDNAVDVTIGGSRVINDGELHQPIYQTFTYLFEEDYPFPGDFDFNDVVLRISQHAVNDSTLAVQVTLAAVGSAQQIGAAIRLPHINRDDVHDVTIEEGSRFDENYATSRYFISDDEVVSSGLDGSAVINLFEDAHWSLKPEESMGQVVRLRYNTLKYEIEDEAAVVPTVTRTYDLHLKSSINAYYLSLADIDPFIIVANNGMCVEVHTYMHKYDEALWHYTTGSGGMDDRVPWALMIPDATFHYPVEGITLGMYRDGEISGAYSRRNHSFGQWGRNRNSSKDWWLYENATKPQVY, encoded by the coding sequence ATGAAGAATATCATCAAGATTTTTTGTGGAATAGTGTTGCTGACGGCCCCCTTTCTGCTGTCGTCTTGTCGCCATATGGAGATGAGCAACGAGCAGTGGCGCCAGATTATTCAGGCCAACTATCCCATCGATTCCATCGACAGCTATCATACGTGGGACCTGCTGCAAGACAAGGCGTTGACCATCCGTGTGAAGATTGCCGACCAGGACATACAGAAAGTGCAGATACTGAATGGTAACCCCTATATCAGCGAGGGTGTCGAGGTGCTGGCCGAGCGCCCCTGTAAGACGGGTCAGGTGGTTCGCCCCACCTTCAAGGTGCCCAATGTGATGCCCACCCTCTATGTAGCTGCCGTAAACGGTGAGGGCCGATATTATGTGGTGCCTGTCGACAATGCTGTTGATGTGACGATAGGCGGTAGTAGGGTGATTAACGACGGAGAACTCCATCAGCCTATCTATCAGACGTTTACCTATCTTTTTGAAGAGGATTATCCCTTCCCTGGCGATTTCGATTTCAATGATGTGGTGCTTCGTATCTCGCAGCATGCCGTCAACGACAGCACCCTGGCTGTTCAAGTCACACTGGCTGCCGTTGGTTCTGCCCAGCAGATTGGCGCTGCCATCCGTCTGCCGCATATCAACAGGGATGATGTGCACGATGTGACAATAGAGGAGGGCTCTCGCTTCGACGAGAACTATGCCACCAGTCGTTATTTCATCTCTGACGATGAGGTGGTGAGCAGCGGTCTTGACGGCTCGGCTGTCATCAACCTCTTCGAGGATGCCCACTGGAGCTTGAAGCCTGAGGAGTCGATGGGTCAGGTGGTGCGCCTGCGCTATAATACCCTGAAATACGAGATCGAGGACGAGGCAGCCGTTGTGCCCACCGTCACCCGTACTTACGACCTCCATCTCAAGTCGTCCATCAATGCCTATTATCTGTCGCTGGCCGATATCGACCCTTTTATCATCGTGGCCAACAACGGTATGTGTGTCGAGGTGCACACCTATATGCATAAGTACGACGAGGCCTTGTGGCACTATACCACAGGCTCTGGCGGTATGGACGACCGTGTGCCCTGGGCACTGATGATTCCAGATGCCACGTTCCATTACCCTGTCGAGGGCATCACGTTGGGCATGTATCGCGATGGCGAGATATCAGGTGCCTATAGCCGTCGTAATCACTCCTTTGGTCAGTGGGGGCGCAATCGTAATAGCTCGAAAGACTGGTGGCTCTACGAGAATGCCACCAAACCGCAGGTGTATTAA
- a CDS encoding nucleoside recognition domain-containing protein translates to MVLNYIWIAFFVIAFFVALVRLIFWGDFDVFPAMMDSTFSSSKTAFEISLGLTGVLSLWLGVMKIGEKGGVVNVLARMLSPLFVRLFPDVPKGHPVTGSIFMNIAANMLGLDNAATPLGLKAMEQLQEINPKKDTASNPMIMFLVLNTSGLTLIPVSILVYRAQMGAAQPTDIFIPILLATFFSTMIGVLITSIFQRINLFNRVIFVTLLGACLLVSGIIWGFSQMDGETMNTVSTTAANILLMTIIIAFILAGVFKKVNVYDAFIEGAKDGFSTAVRIIPYLVAILVGIGVFRASGAMDYLIDGIRSGIELTGMNSDFVGALPTALMKPLSGSGARGMMVDAMTTYGADSFIGRLSCIFQGSTDTTFYILAVYFGSVGIVKTRHAVVCGLLADLAGIIAAIFIAYFFFG, encoded by the coding sequence ATGGTACTGAATTATATTTGGATAGCATTCTTTGTCATCGCATTTTTCGTGGCATTGGTGCGACTGATTTTCTGGGGCGACTTTGACGTGTTCCCCGCCATGATGGACTCAACGTTTTCATCCTCGAAGACGGCATTCGAGATATCCCTCGGCCTGACGGGCGTTCTGTCGCTGTGGCTGGGCGTGATGAAGATTGGCGAGAAAGGCGGCGTGGTCAACGTTCTGGCACGCATGCTGTCGCCGTTGTTCGTCAGACTGTTCCCCGATGTACCTAAGGGACACCCCGTCACGGGCAGTATCTTCATGAACATTGCAGCAAACATGCTGGGACTCGACAATGCGGCTACACCACTGGGACTAAAAGCCATGGAGCAGCTGCAGGAGATTAATCCCAAGAAAGACACGGCATCGAACCCCATGATTATGTTCCTGGTGCTGAACACCAGCGGACTGACCCTGATTCCTGTCAGCATTCTGGTGTATCGTGCCCAGATGGGTGCGGCACAGCCCACAGACATCTTCATCCCCATCCTGCTGGCCACGTTCTTCTCGACCATGATAGGCGTGCTTATCACTTCTATCTTTCAGCGCATCAACCTATTTAACAGGGTTATCTTCGTAACGCTGCTGGGTGCGTGCTTGTTGGTGTCAGGCATCATCTGGGGCTTCAGTCAGATGGACGGCGAGACGATGAACACGGTGAGCACCACGGCAGCCAATATCCTGCTGATGACCATCATCATTGCCTTTATCCTGGCTGGCGTTTTCAAGAAGGTGAACGTCTATGATGCCTTTATCGAAGGTGCCAAAGATGGCTTTTCGACTGCCGTCCGCATCATCCCCTATCTGGTGGCTATTCTCGTGGGCATCGGCGTGTTCCGTGCATCGGGCGCCATGGACTATCTGATTGATGGCATCCGTAGCGGCATTGAACTGACAGGCATGAACAGCGACTTCGTGGGTGCACTGCCCACAGCACTGATGAAGCCACTCAGCGGCAGCGGTGCTCGCGGCATGATGGTTGATGCGATGACCACCTATGGCGCCGACTCGTTCATCGGTCGCCTGTCGTGCATCTTCCAGGGCTCAACAGACACAACATTCTATATCCTCGCAGTTTACTTCGGCAGCGTGGGCATCGTGAAGACACGCCACGCGGTGGTCTGCGGACTGCTGGCCGACCTGGCAGGCATCATAGCAGCTATCTTCATTGCATATTTCTTCTTTGGATAA
- a CDS encoding lipopolysaccharide biosynthesis protein, giving the protein MANLKSLAKDTAIYGLSSIVGRFLNYLLVPLYTHYMPKASGDYGVSTNIYAYTALILVLLTFGMETTLFRFANDERHKSDTVFSTVMAVVGSLTLVFLLLIFGFITPISNSLGYAEHPDYLLMMAVVVALDALQAIPFSYLRFQKRPIRFASLKMLFIVLNIGLNVLYFVWLGKTSVFYVFFINLVCTGLITFFFIPGLFSIKWQFDGKLLKQMLGYSWPILILGIAGILNQVADKIIFPLVYPDEAEANVQLGVYGSCVKIAMIMAMITQAFRYAYEPIVFAKSKDADKTEYYASAMKYFLIFTLLAFLCVVGWMPVLQYIIGEEYREGLGVVPIVMIAEIMMGVYFNLSFWYKLIDKTIYGAWFSLAGCTVLFAVNILLIPKYGYWACAWGGVAGYGTAMVLSYIVGQIKNPIPYPMKDIVSYVVQTFAAFWVMYWAQEELPTWASLTLSTLLIIGFLVSVIKKDLPLSSLPVVGRYFRKQKT; this is encoded by the coding sequence ATGGCAAATCTTAAGTCACTTGCAAAAGACACGGCCATCTACGGCCTTTCAAGCATCGTTGGCAGATTCCTGAACTATCTGCTGGTGCCACTGTACACACACTACATGCCCAAGGCATCGGGCGACTATGGCGTGAGTACGAACATCTATGCCTATACAGCACTCATCCTGGTGCTTCTCACCTTTGGCATGGAGACCACACTGTTTCGCTTTGCCAACGACGAGCGCCATAAGTCCGACACGGTATTCTCGACAGTGATGGCGGTGGTGGGCTCGCTGACGCTGGTATTCCTGCTGCTCATCTTCGGCTTTATCACACCTATCAGTAACAGTCTGGGCTATGCTGAGCACCCCGACTATCTGTTGATGATGGCAGTGGTGGTGGCACTCGATGCCCTACAGGCTATTCCTTTCAGCTACCTGCGATTCCAAAAGCGTCCTATCCGCTTTGCATCGCTAAAGATGCTGTTTATCGTATTGAACATTGGTCTTAACGTCCTCTATTTCGTATGGTTGGGCAAGACATCTGTATTCTATGTCTTCTTCATCAACCTGGTATGTACAGGACTCATCACCTTCTTCTTTATTCCTGGACTGTTCAGCATCAAATGGCAGTTCGACGGCAAACTGCTCAAGCAGATGCTCGGCTACTCATGGCCTATCCTGATTCTGGGCATTGCCGGCATTCTGAACCAGGTGGCCGACAAGATCATTTTCCCACTGGTTTATCCGGATGAGGCAGAGGCTAACGTGCAGTTGGGCGTCTATGGCTCGTGTGTAAAGATTGCCATGATCATGGCCATGATTACGCAGGCCTTTCGCTATGCCTACGAGCCCATCGTCTTTGCCAAGAGTAAGGATGCCGACAAGACGGAATACTATGCCTCGGCCATGAAATACTTCTTGATATTCACCCTACTGGCCTTCCTGTGTGTGGTGGGATGGATGCCTGTGCTGCAGTATATCATCGGAGAGGAGTATCGCGAGGGACTGGGCGTGGTGCCCATCGTCATGATTGCCGAGATTATGATGGGGGTCTATTTCAACCTGTCGTTCTGGTATAAACTTATCGACAAGACCATCTATGGTGCGTGGTTCTCGCTGGCTGGCTGCACAGTGCTCTTTGCCGTTAACATCCTGCTGATACCGAAGTATGGCTACTGGGCCTGCGCCTGGGGGGGGGTGGCCGGCTATGGCACAGCCATGGTGCTGAGCTATATCGTTGGTCAGATCAAGAATCCTATTCCCTATCCCATGAAGGATATCGTATCCTATGTCGTTCAGACCTTTGCGGCTTTCTGGGTGATGTACTGGGCACAGGAAGAGTTACCCACCTGGGCATCGCTGACGCTGAGCACGCTGCTTATCATTGGCTTCCTGGTCAGCGTCATCAAAAAAGACCTGCCCCTAAGCAGTCTCCCCGTTGTTGGACGATATTTCAGAAAACAAAAAACCTAA